GTCTACAGTTATACTTTTAAAAacgaaaataataaaatagtttCAAAGGTTTAGATTAAGGTTCAAATAGACtcaatagtttgattttttttttaaaaataatacaaaaatcatGGGTataatagtattatttttttttatgatttaaataattttttggtgaaatttaaaattacatttaatatttaattgtataataataattaattgaaaatttttatgttGTGATCctaaattttaagctttttcacaaggtgaataattttttttttaattcacatggtgaccctattttttttaattacctaGAATAAATAGAATCAGGTTTTCGATTTGGACGAATTTCAGAATCGTTAGATTTGTGAGCACGATGAATGAGCAAACCATTGAGATCAAGAACAAGCAATTTATTTCTAAGATTTGAAGTTTTGATAACATAAATTCTTAAAGGTAGAAACTTAATTTGGTTTATTTCTTCCTCTTTTTCGTTATCGTTATGAATTGAAATATTTGCCATGTTACGTAGTTGatgttttaataataataataataataataatgttctTTAACCCACCTATAACTGCTAGTAGGTCCATTCGGAAATTGTGTAAGGTTAAAGAGCCAATGACTCAATGAATCAACTCTGATAAATATAACATCAATACAGTTTACAAAGAGTTGATTGGGTCTAATCCTCGTATTAATTGGTGCAAGCTTGTTTAGCATAGATCTTTAGTTTCTAAATCCCGATTCATTTTTTTGGATGGCCATGCTCAACAAGCTTAAAACCAAGGATCATCTCATGAGATTTGGTGTTACTCCTGATGACTGCTGCCCCCTtagactataaaaaaaaaaatcactttaaaaatataagtgatCATGTTAAGATTATAAAGTGACCACTTTGACATGTAGATGTATATTGGGTCAGTCCTAATTGCTAATTAGCTTATAATTTTTAGCTTTATTTCTGGTAATTGGTTTATACTTCTAACTTTTTAGCTTATGAAATTAGTTAAGATTTAATTTAACTGTTGATTAATTTTCAAATCagttttttgtttaaattgttCGGTAAAATTAGATGTTGAATaaagtataaatatttaaaactaATCAAACACTTTTTCATGTTAAGTTATTATAAGCAACTTTGGAAATGCTGGTATTGTACCTTCTTAAAATTGTATTCAAAAACTATGTTTTTCTTCAAAATGCTATCTATTAGAAGCTATTTTATCTAACACTAAAAATAGCTTAACTAAGTCACGAAatcaaatatgaaaaataagcTAACAACTACCATTAACTAAAAATCAAACAcccacttattttttatttgacttttttgttggccttttaaatttagttttaggctaatcaaacaataaaaaaatattttattaatcacaaaaattTGGACGAGACCGTCGCAAGTTAAGATGTAGTGTGGGTCGGCCCATTTCAAGCGCGTGTAACagcattttaattttctgagAATTGATAcctaaggtcaaaattgatacctttaagatcaaaattgaaaaatgcctaaaaagtgaaaaaatgCTCAGCATGTTACACGCGCAAATTGGGTtggcccaaattgacggtctcattataaGGCCATCTCGTCCAAGACCAGTTGTTTATTAATAGCTTTTAATTAATCagataaaaaaacaagtttttaAGCGAAATCCAAAAACTTAGGAGTAATTAGTATGAAAAGACTTATTCATTGGCTTTTTAACTTATTACCCAATTTTTCATTAGCTAGTTGATGAGACTAAGAAATCTTAtcttattttgtaaaaaaaatgcactttaaaattgaataattaatCTGTATTAGCTCATGTAATCAAAGTTAAGAAATCAACGCTTAAGTAGAGTTGTGATTTAAACACCTTCTAATTAAAGCTAAGTAACATCATAAGTTGTCAAGCACAATAGCTTCATGTGAGCTCATTAAAATGAATTCTACCAAATATATAAcatcacaaaataaaaaaattattgaaataacTAACAATATGAAATAAAGATGGTACAAATTAATGCTAAAATAAGCCATAAATTGAGCCATGTAAAAAACTTATTTAGCATACTACTTTGAAGAATTACATCTTCATTTAGGATAAAAGAAAATCGGAAAATTAAATAGCTACTTAATTCGAATAATAAGATAGCTAGTTTTTGAACTTTAAAGAACGaaaaacataattattttttcatacCCAAATAAAACTCTTgcaattaaagataaaattatttttcaacagTTGCAATTttgttataaatatattattgcataCTTTCTGTTCAAATGCATATAATAATGTAGTTAATGCATCACTATTATTCGCTTCTTATACATATCTTGAATTGATGTGattattgtaaattatttatcattaaatattaatcataGTATATTTAAGACAAAATATTGGTATtatatttaatgaaaaatattttacttaatattgatgaaaaaatataattgtcgataatttaatttgtgtaaaatatttatttgttatcaTACACTTATCGTTTCTGATggaaagaaaattaatataatgatTAGAGAATTTTAAATAGGTTGTTCTCATGAAAATACGTGTctcatatataaattaaataatttatctaatatatatatgagttaaaCATTATCTCATCGAATTAAGAAGGCCTTCTTATGGTTCATCATCAATGAGCAAAGTGTTCGATTCAGAAAAACGCAATTCTCAGCTAGATTTAGCAAGACTTGAATGAAATTTGCTCAATTCTTTGAAGAACAAAGGCTTTTCCTTGTTTTTCCAAGGACTTGAATACAGAGTTTGTGCATTATTCTTGGTCCTATACGTAATTTGTTAGAATATACACCATATCGATCAGttcatatataacatatcactttttgaatataaaaaagaGATGGATATATAGAAACTGACCCAGATACACAGGAATTTGGTTTTGAAACCCttgaaattcaaaacaaaatgcATTACATCATCAACATTATCCCTGCagataatacattaatatatgtTATACGTAGAGTTTTGATCTGTCTTATATCAGTATTCTACATTCTGGTTGTAGTGAAAATTAtactaaaatgaataaaaaaaaaaaatagcacgCATATAGAATAAAAAAAGATGGATCCATTCTAGTGCCTCGATTATAAACTTCATCAGGAGAACGATTGCGAGGAATACGAGAGCGGTCTTGGGAGTGAGCACGGTGGATAAGTAAACCATTAAGGCCAAGAACAATGAGTTTATCCTTCCTGGAATAATCTAGAAGACTAAGTGAATGTCTTTGATTCTCAAGTTTAGAAGGTGAAAAAAGAAATGttgatttaataaaatttaatacatCTATCAATGTGTGAATAGGagtaataaaatactttttatataatttttaaagtaaatttaagcttaaatatttctaaatacaggtaataaaaaattataaaaaatatataatataaaagtatacattaatacgaatctaacaagattttacATAGATATGTTCTATCTTTTAAATATgtctcaaaaacattaattaaatttcttcttCTTAAGATGGAATATTCCACATGGATAGAACAATAGAGAACGAAGTaagtacataaataaaaaaataattaaaatacaatttttttttcatatatagcCTTTAGGCCGAGattaaaatatatcattttCCTAAATATATTAACAATTTTATGTAAACAAGGTGAGTACCTTTGTGAAAAATCAACGGataataatgttaatttttttttgtccacAAACACAATGTACAGCGGCAAATCTACGTATGGCCCCCGGggcaagtaatttttttttttctaatcttaattataatttttatgttcaaatttttgattttttaggtatttttacttttaatttttatgttctgatttttaaatttaatcttaatcttaaatttttaattttattgttctaatttttattcttaatcttcaTTCTTATTACAAATAAGTGTTTTATTGGTATTTGATAACAATGCCATCTAAATTTAATTGAAGTTAGAATTGCGAAACCAATATGTCCCTGAAccaatatttgattttaagcAAATAACTTCTTAATTAACAATTGTTTCAATATTTAGCAAATCAGCTAAtgctttaatttaattaatcaaaCCAACAATTACTATTGCAAAACAAATCCTATGAGATGCTcctccaaatatattaaaaaaaattatggacaCTCTCTCTGTTTTCATAGGTTATTCTTAAATATGATTGAATTTTAGTGCAAAATTTGACTATGATTATTTAtcgatttatatgaaaaaacatattcacgTGGATCTTAATAaatgttataaatattattccataaagaatcttttgatttacaaattttagacaaaaataacaTTGTTCATctccattttaatattttaatacgcTTCTTATATGTTTCCCAATAACTTTTtaaacacatttttttattagttatggtcctcatatttttccactaactttattttaatattttttaaatgtttataaatCCGACTTTTTCTCCATtagatttatttttcaataaagtATTATATACCACTATCTAAAACATCTATTTTATTTAACTCTTGTGAAAATTTTTTTGGCAAAACTTTATCAAAAAAAAggacaaagggagtatttttcATCTAAATCTAGATATTTCACCCAATTATCTTTTTTTGTCCGTTGTTTTTCGCACCAAAATATTACGTGTTGGTCTTAGAATCTTCTAGCAACAACTCACCCCTTCCGTCTTGTTCTCATCCATTTCCAAATGTTCTAGCACGTCCTACGCTCGAATTATCTTATGATCGACTCTATTAAAACCCTACTCTCATCCCGTTTTCCatcatcaaaacaacaactAACTCTCAAACCAAACAACCTATCGATCATTACACAACCAGTAAAAAACCCATTTACATCAATCAATTTTATTCATTTCTCAGCTAGTTATATCGATAGATCAATCATGGCTTCCGCAGTAGACAACACCAAAGACACCGTCATACTCCGAATCAAACACCGAGACGAAGAAGGCAAAATCACAACCGAGAAAACAGAGGTTAACACCCACAACATGGATACCCTTAAACACATCGAGAAGAAACTGGTAGACACGGGTTTACACCGTCTGGAACGACACTCAGCGGATTACAGAGCATCTGTGAAGAAACCACCTCCTAAAAAGGGACATGGTGGGAAGTACACTTGGGAGGGGCCAAACCCAGAAGCTGAAAACGAGCTGGAAGCGGTGGAGGTGCTGGATAAGGGAGATCCGAACTATgtggaagaagatgaagaggtTATTGGGGAGGAAAGTAAGGATTTGGTGAAGGGTGAAATTGAAGTGCCTAAGGTTGTTGAAGAACGAGAGGGGGTTGCTAGAGTTGATGTTGATCCTCAACTTAATGTGGTTTGATTTGTGTTGAATTTGATGATGGAATTGCTGTAACTTTTTTGTTTGTGCTTGGTTTTGTTCAATGTATGGTTTGATTACAGTGGTTCTTCTTTGAGCTAATAAACTGAAAATCATTTTCTATTGTAAATTGAAGTGTTTATGCAATTTTGAGTTTCTTATAAACCTAGctaaattaagaatttaattcAACTCGGTGTAATCCGTTAAAGTATTGGACATATTATGGGTCATTAACGGCTTACCTTAGAAGTTGTTACATGTATACATAAAGTATgtgttatattaataataataataataatatataatgtgttAGCATGTCGATTAGCAAGGGCAAAACGAGCAATTACTTGGGATTTTAAATAATTaggataaaaaatatatataatttatagtttttgctatataaaatatatgagtTATTAGGATtttctataaaataattatattattaataatacaaattaatttattacgtttttagttaataatatttttttattttttattttaggcttaaaaataaaaaatgcccTGCGTGTTAGACAAAAAGTTTGGTTgactataaaaattttatttaacactTAGTCGTAATGAAAGTAGGTTAAATCGTACGTGAGGAAGAAAGTATCcacattcattgtttattaaaaaTCTAAATCCAGGAAATTAATGATTTATGGtatttaaatgattaatgatTGAAAATGTTGATTAGTTTAATCGTAAGTATGATAATAAGTCGGATAAGTTAATTGTTTGTTGTATCTTGGtagaaattagtttttaatccttttaaaaaaGCATAACTCATACagaaggagtattatttattatatttttttgcttttacaATTGGCTTTTTAATTGTCTATTTATCTTAAAAGGCATATACAAAACATCTTTTGacaatttgattattagaaaaataatcaaaacattaacaaaaacataatttattacacaatatatattttttaaaatattataagtaagctCTAAGattaatgtaagtagacatttaaaaaattaaaaatagacattaagaatacaataatTAAGCATTTAGGATaatataagttgacattaaaaatacggtaagtaaacattaatctttagTAGGCTGAACTTGAGATATGTTTATCAAAGAAacggtctcttaagagactagatatatatattcttttccCCTCCAAAATTAACCTACGTATCCAATCCAAAGTTTgctaaaaaaataagataagatCGTTGAGTAATCAACATCAAGGGTCAATCGCTGATAAAGTAGTTATATTCCGAATTCCAATTCTTAAAGCAGCAAACGAAGCAACCATGTAACAGTAAACTTGCATTAAGTGGTAGACAGAAACCTTAGACATTCCTTAAATAGTCAATTAACTGATTTGAAAATGTTGTTTAAGCTGCTATTCACCAACTCCAAGTAAACAATTATGACAAGACACACATCTAAATTTTATCTAGGATTATGCCTTAACTTAAAACCTATACACAAATCCAAGGATTCTTTAGATACATCCTTTTTATGATTAGTGTTTGtcgttatatattttttttcaaactctaattatgatgatgaatttgaaataaaaagaatataaatggTGTtggtaaaattaataaagaattaaaatatatatataataagattaaaagaaaataaaaggttataatccagatttaaaataaaaaataaaataaaataataaataatggtaATTAGTATGCATGAGTATTCGTTGCTTTGAAGGGTTTGGGTTTTTTGGCTTAGTTTGTTATGTAGTTTGGCTatgtatttgtttttgtttgtttttctatTGACTTGTTTGGTTGTTCTTTCTTGTTGGAAAGTTTGTCTCTTTGATGTCTTTCTCTCGTGTTTAGGAAATGTTTTTCCTTTTATAGTCTAGGTTGTAAAAGGTTTTTGgagttaatatatttttttttaattgccaaaaaaaataataataataagtactGTAGTATGAACGGAGTAAAATTATCTGGTGCACTTATTCCTACTACTCAGTCCTCTCTATGAGACTCTCAGTCGTTGAAATAACTACTACATAACGCTCTGTACAAAATACAAATGGTTCATTCCGGTGTATATTTCAATTCAAGTTCAAAAACTTCATTTGTAAATAGCAAAAAATGATGAGGTCCTACCGGGAGTCGAACCCAGGTCGCTGGATTCAAAGTCCAGAGTGCTAACCACTACACCATAGAACCTCCTATGCTTCTTccattctaaaataaaattaaattaaaaatatatcttaactattactaaaacaaaacactacagacattatcatttttttaaggAATTACTTACGTGTCACTTCTCATTAAAAGTTTTCTCTCTAAATTTCAATGAtcatgtcattgttattatgacttattttatatatttgacttactaaaatctaattattattttttactttctAGATCACATCATTTAATGCATTAGTgaatcatatattttattttatgtttttcaattgtttataaaatcttttcaactttatttattaaataagtattatttaatgaatttgatattttgagatgattacgacataattttttttgtcttttattgtGATTTAATTGTCATGAACTAGATTTTCACAATTACCTGCACACACAATGCAAAATATCATGTAATGTAAGTAATGTATACAACCGTTCAAAGTGAAATGAAATACAATTATAATGtacaatttatttctttaaatttgaattctttagtttatacaaatatgtcaaacaattttaaaaaatcgtaTATTGCACGACACTATCTAATTAGATAAtaaaactttttaataattacCAGGGAAATGGGCTCGAGTTCTATGATTGAAATTATGATTTTGTACTTCCTACTAATTGACTTAGGAAATTGAATTGTTGGTAATTGTATGGagaaaacttaatttattaacaaataaaatttgacttataattttattcacGTGATTTGAAAATCTTAAATGAATATAAGATTAATGGATTATAAGATGAGTTTAGATTGATTGAAGGAATATTTAATTAAGTATAGATTATAAGTTAGAAGACAGTATAATTTTATGGAGTAACGGTAGGA
The sequence above is drawn from the Amaranthus tricolor cultivar Red isolate AtriRed21 chromosome 5, ASM2621246v1, whole genome shotgun sequence genome and encodes:
- the LOC130812905 gene encoding uncharacterized protein LOC130812905, whose protein sequence is MIDSIKTLLSSRFPSSKQQLTLKPNNLSIITQPVKNPFTSINFIHFSASYIDRSIMASAVDNTKDTVILRIKHRDEEGKITTEKTEVNTHNMDTLKHIEKKLVDTGLHRLERHSADYRASVKKPPPKKGHGGKYTWEGPNPEAENELEAVEVLDKGDPNYVEEDEEVIGEESKDLVKGEIEVPKVVEEREGVARVDVDPQLNVV